One window of Cydia pomonella isolate Wapato2018A chromosome 7, ilCydPomo1, whole genome shotgun sequence genomic DNA carries:
- the LOC133520043 gene encoding broad-complex core protein isoforms 1/2/3/4/5-like, translating into MADQFCLRWNNFQTNIVSALDSLKCSEDLVDVTLTCEGRNIKAHKVILSACSPYFRNVFKENPCQHPVIILKDVSADDIVSLLSYMYQGEVFIEESKLSSFLHTAALLQVKGLTGVTQQKENFISPNTSNKLYTQLTISSKTQFGASSKEVKLPALKKRRSSTSDKPNDIGESHKKSKLLETCDIYNRSNLSHLMVENPVFEKKVEKKSENCPEPIIANGKTSKLNQAQGDNIPLSIKTEQIDDNNSPISVPTNNSENDDSLPDYENSMLARSLLQGINPSKSDISANNNTTTKKVSNIADMCMSRSKEGNNESPPTNLAVKSPLKVVSGEDILVKPEKQSPKSDIEYEPEILLSEQQDSTDAENTFSQEQSQALLLLAGMSSVTGLSVGASTSQGVSHQSNHAAICGDCPHCGMKYSNQSALKYHVRLMHSDLTNRLCCYLCPRSFTMRETFKEHMWSSHGQRN; encoded by the exons ATGGCAGATCAGTTTTGTTTACGTTGGAACAATTTCCAGACCAATATAGTCAGTGCATTGGACTCATTGAAATGTTCCGAGGATTTGGTCGACGTGACACTTACTTGCGAAGGAAGAAATATCAAGGCTCATAAAGTTATACTGTCAGCCTGCAGTCCGTACTTCAGGAATGTGTTCAAG gAAAATCCATGTCAGCATCCAGTGATCATCCTCAAAGATGTATCTGCTGATGATATTGTCAGTTTGCTATCATACATGTACCAGGGAGAAGTGTTCATAGAAGAGAGCAAGCTGTCTTCATTCCTACATACAGCAGCTCTGTTGCAAGTTAAAGGATTGACGGGAGTAACTCAACAG aaagaaaactttatatcCCCAAATACATCAAACAAACTTTATACACAACTGACAATATCTTCAAAAACACAATTTGGTGCTTCAAGCAAAGAAGTAAAACTCCCCGCTTTAAAGAAAAGGAGGAGCAGTACGTCTGATAAACCTAATGACATCGGAGAGAGTCACAAAAAGAGTAAATTATTAGAAACTTGTGATATTTACAATAGGAGTAATCTATCACATTTAATGGTGGAGAATCCggtttttgagaaaaaagttGAGAAGAAATCTGAAAACTGCCCGGAACCCATCATAGCTAATGGGAAAACCTCTAAACTGAATCAG GCTCAAGGTGACAACAttcctttatcaataaaaacagaGCAGATTGATGACAATAATTCACCCATCTCAGTGCCCACAAATAACTCTGAAAATGATGACAGTCTTCCAGATTATGAAAACAGTATGCTTGCCAGGTCCTTGCTACAAG GAATTAACCCATCTAAAAGTGATATCAGTGccaataataatacaacaacCAAGAAAGTGTCAAACATAGCAGATATGTGTATGTCGCGAAGTAAGGAGGGTAATAATGAATCTCCACCAACCAATTTGGCAGTGAAGAGCCCTCTAAAAGTAGTATCTGGAGAGGACATTTTAGTGAAACCAGAAAAACAGTCACCTAAGTCAGACATTGAGTATGAACCGGAAATATTGCTATCAGAGCAACAAGACAGTACAGATGCAGAAAACACATTCTCACAGGAACAATCTCAAGCATTACTATTACTGGCAGGCATGTCAAGTGTCACTGGATTATCTGTAGGTGCTTCAACTTCACAAGGAGTCTCCCACCAGTCAAATCATGCCGCTATCTGTGGTGACTGTCCACATTGCGGCATGAAGTATTCCAACCAATCTGCGCTTAAATACCATGTTAGACTTATGCACTCTGACTTAACCAATCGTCTGTGTTGCTATCTTTGTCCTCGGTCATTTACTATGCGAGAGACGTTTAAAGAGCATATGTGGTCTAGCCATGGAcaaagaaattaa
- the LOC133520045 gene encoding uncharacterized protein LOC133520045: MDTKSSICSHEWHIPRPSLSGSSDSRSRGGSASSQGSSSNHSTHSVSSGSLLLSAAHLARIHGRTTEQPHPTRLGNSRISNYETAVVTIPEETKDPDLQSNYWKDVKRAPEADTASIASSTHFTVVNGFTKHRTTKEPKSCCCSHSHQISVLVISMTILFSACILAAICFVEMRMRKETGMYKYS; encoded by the exons ATCTGTTCACACGAGTGGCACATCCCGCGGCCGTCGTTGTCCGGCAGCAGCGACTCGCGCTCGCGCGGCGGCTCCGCCTCCAGTCAAGGCTCTTCCAGCAACCACAGCACCCAC AGCGTGTCATCGGGTTCGCTACTGCTAAGCGCTGCGCACCTCGCGCGCATACACGGAAGGACTACGGAGCAGCCCCATCCCACCAGATTGGGCAATAGCCGCATATCTAACTACGAGACTGCCGTGGTCACAATTCCCGAAGAAACGAAAGACCCAGACTTACAAAGTAATTACTGGAAGGACGTGAAGCGAGCGCCAGAGGCGGACACGGCGTCTATAGCTAGCTCAACCCATTTTACCGTCGTGAATGGGTTCACGAAGCACCGAACTACAAAGGAACCAAAGTCCTGCTGCTGCAGCCATTCGCACCAGATCTCTGTCCTCGTCATATCGATGACGATCCTGTTCTCTGCGTGCATTCTCGCGGCTATATGTTTTGTTGAAA tgAGAATGCGGAAGGAGACCGGCATGTACAAGTATTCTTAG